In Phaseolus vulgaris cultivar G19833 chromosome 7, P. vulgaris v2.0, whole genome shotgun sequence, the genomic stretch ATTGTTTTCGCAAGTGCTCATTTTGTATCTAGaccaagaaagaaaaattagtTCTGATTTTCCCAACAGTAGTTTTAGAGCTTGGTTTTTACTCATGACAACTGGTATGACATATTGACCAAGACAATTTCAGTTAAAAAGTTAATAGACTGTTATAGGGAAACTGAATCCTTCTCCATATAAAGAGAACTTGTGATGAAGAGAAAAACAAGAAAGGGAGAAGAGCAACCTAGAGTAAATGAGATCATAGATATCAACTGCAGTGTGAGATTAGAAATCTTAGCAATATGCTAGAGAGAGTTTATATTTCATCATTCTTAGGTGAGATTAAGTGTTATGAgtgaaataaagaaatattgTAATCCTACTTTCATAACGAAAACATCTTCTGGACTAAGTCCCGTAGGTTACTTCTAAAGTTGAGGAGTATTTCAACCATGTTAAAAATTCTATGTGACATTATTTTCTATATTCTTTTGTTTGGTTATTGCTTTCGCAAATGTCCATTacacagaagaaaaaaaattaattctaattttttagtaatagattaattttgttttgttataacGTGATATGTACCTTCTAAGTCTCACATTATACAGCTAGTATATAACTATTTATAcacctaatatatatatatatatatatatatatattttttttttgttatttatataCTCTACTCTAATATTGACAAACTAATTTTCTCACCGACAATAATTTCATTTGTACTAAGAACATATCCAACCAAGATTTTCTAGTACCCAAATATCCTATTTAGTATGAATTAATAATTTCTACTGCATCTCTAACATTAGTCTAACTCCACTGTAAATTATAACTCTACCAAGTAATCCttttaaaatcaataataaGATAATACACTTAAAATAGTGAATTTGTCCTGAATTTGACATAAgacttataataataataaaactcaCAACATATGTTGTGGTAAAACTAGTACAAATTAGTGCATTCAGAAGAGaaccaacattttttttatataaaataacattcatCTAACTTTATTCTTACTATATATTAGAAGACTTTCATCATTTAATTTGTACTAAAAAACAAGAAGTATAAATATAGATTTcaaatttatcaatttaaattttttatagattttgatAGGATAAGTTTAATAAAGTACTTTTTAACCAAGTGAATATCACCTTATCACTaattaaggttttaactatGTAGATAAGATCAACCTACATACCTGTTCACACGTGTATTTTGGTGATCTCAATCGACACCTACATAAATATTATTCACAATTGGTCATAAACAGAAGCTTCACTCTTTAATAGACACTATTAGACAAGTTACGAAAATTAATTGCTGGTAAATGGTTTAGAAAGAAATATTTAATGagatttgaataaaataatgtatagaTATTCTGGGATTATTGAAGCTTTGTTGGTTCGATGCAATGTCATTATAGATTTTGACTGAAACTGGGATGGCAGGGTGAGTTTGGTggaataaaattgaaatgagAGTTTTGTTAATTAGGTCGATGCGTAACAGACGTTGGATTGAGCAATGAAGAATTGAATGGGTTAGAAGTGGTTGGGGAGCATAGGGAAGAGAAAGAGGCGATGAAGTTGGAATTGAAAGAGAGTCTTTGGTCGAAAGGCGCAAAAAACAAGGGAGTTGGCACCTGACACGCAGGCAGAGAGCATTGCCCACGGTGGCTATGGTGCAGTGCAGGCGCTTCCTTACAGTAAAAAGCCTCCACTATCTAActgtaaaaaaaaactctatccCCTCACTTTTCTCTCTTATGCTTACCTTATTTATACAATCACATTTAACTATTAACCATCAACTCATAAcagtcaaaatattttttttataaatacttgGTTAAATTAACTTGTTTTTTCGCAATAGGGACAAACATAAAATTCCATGAAAACTGTTTAGATCTTTTCTCTGCTGTAGGATCCCTAACTAAGTTATTTTACATACCTTCTTTAAGGTTATCCTATAATTCCTATTTCATTGATGGAagatttattattatcattaagttttctaatattaatatgattttaaaaaaatgaaaatattgttACAACATGCACATAATCTTTATTTTGAGATACTAGACCACATCGGATGAATGAATGATCCAAGATAAGAGTAACGTGAATGGTAGAATTTTGTTTGTGTAATAGATAAACCTAGTCGTGTTAAATAATTTGATAACtaatttttgaattaaataataatgagTAAATTATAAACCTTAAATGTTGATTTGTTTCAATTTCAAACCTATtgacaaaataatataatttgagaGTTGAAGAGGATGTccgaatgaaaaaaaaaaaaaaaagagcgaaGGACACGGTAGTGATTTTGGATAAAGTGAAAGGACAAAAATAGGCTTATGTCCTGTTCGTTGGCGTTTAATTGTGGAGAGCCCGTTTTATAGAGCAGAAAAGCGGGAGGAAGGGGATGTGTGATGAAAAGCCATTCCATCTCATGAAGATGAGAGTAGAGAGACAGTGGTCGGAGTGGTAGCCAAAAATTAAACATGGACCAAGTTTCACAATCAACCAAAGGCCACACCTATAGAGAGTGACATAGCAGAGTCACACCCACCCAAGCCAAAACACTGAAccaagtaaaagaaaaaaaaaatgacgaCGGGAATAGTACGCGACCAGAACCTGGAGAAACACATTCACAAGCAGATGGGGTGCATGGCGGGTTTTCTTCAGATCTTCGATCGCAACCAGATACTCACCGGAAAACGCATCTACTCCCACAAACGCCTCCCTCCGGTAACGCCTCTCACTCCCCACCATACCTTCATCTTTCACGCTACCCACAACCTAACcgtctttctcttctctttcacAGGCCTCGCCGGAGCCCGACAAAGTCACCGCCTCACCTGCTCGTTCCGCGCAGTCGCCGGTCAGGGAGGTCGTCCAATCCGAACCAAGGGCCAGTTCTCCTGCGCTCCCCGTTCTGGAATTCAAGGAAGGCACACGCTCCTCGTGGAAGTTCTCGCGAGAGGCTCCTAGACTGTCTCTGGACAGCAGAGCCATGGTGGACGCGAAGGGAACGCTTCACCTTCACGCGCGCGAGATCCCCTCGGAGAACGATGGAGACAAGCAGCGTCGTTCCACCAGCGTCATTGCGAAGCTCATGGGCCTGGAGCCCCTTCCCGATTCAGAGCCCAGGCCAGGGCCCGTAGCGAAGCTGCAGAGATCCGCGTCGGAGTCCAGAGTGTCCAGAGATCTGCCTCTGCCTCTGCCATTGCCACAGTGTCGTTTCATGGACGCAAACAATTTCCCAAGCGCGGTTCAGGTCAGCAATGTGGTCCTCGAGAATAATAACTCTGTCATAGATGCCCGATTGAGCAATGGCAGAGCCGCAGATCCACCCAGGCAGAGGACCAAGAAGAGTTTCTACGACTCTGCGGATTTCTTCCCCGAGCCCAAACACACCGCTTCGGTGTATGGAGAGATTGAAAGGAGATTGCGGATGCGAGGGATTAATGAGCCTTCCAAGGATCTCCACACTCTCAAACACATCCTCGAGGCCTTGCAGCTCAAGGGACTTTTGCATTCCAACAACAAACCCAACCAATCTCCCATTGTCGTTATGAAACCGGTCCGATCAGTGAACCGGACCGGGAACCATTCTCCTCCTCCTCCCCTCCGGTCAAGTCCTCGCCGGAGCCCTCGAGTTGGGAACGAGAGTCGGAGAATTGACCAAAATGAACGGGGTTCAATGAGTCAAAGCAGCAGAGCACTAAGCTCGAGTCCTAACCGTAGGAAGCAACTAAACGTGGAACAGCAGAGGAAAGTGGGCATTGATTCGAGAAGGGGGTCTGTGTCTGTGTCTCCAGTTCATTCTCCCAAGGCGAGTCCCAGAAGGAATGCAGGCAATCAGCAGGTGCCATATGGATCGCCTAGGATGAGAAGAAATGTTGACCGTAAGCTGAAAATTTTGGGTGGGGCAGAGGACGAATCTTCCACAGTTTCAGAGAACAGCTTCAGCACCTCATCATATCCCGATACAGAGGTAGAATACTATACTAAACCAGTCCAGTAGTAATAGTAACTGTTATGTTAGTGGTGTGGGTAATAGTAATAGTAATTTGTGTAGTATATACGTAAGTTTTTTAACGAgttaatgaattaattaattggTGGTGTTTGTGGGATTGGTGGCAATTGGATTGAACTGTCCTGCATTTGGTGCAGAGGTACAGGTTGGAAGAGTACAAGGAAGGGAAAGATCTGCTGGATAGGTGTGATAAGCTGTTGAACAGCATAGCAGAAATAACAGCAGCCAACGAGTTGCAACCGAGTCCAGTATCAGTTCTGGACTCGTCGTTTGACAAGGACGACTGGTGTTCACCATCCCCGATAACCAAACGCTGCATTGATTACAAAGGTAAGTGGGAAGTGGGGACTGAGGGAGACGTTTCTTTACTAAACTTGCTGCTTAGCTTGTGCTGCAATTGGTTACCGAATGAAATTAGATTTTGTGGTGACGTATTATTTGTGTGTGCATATCCAAAGTTGGAGCATGTCATCATTTAGCATGTCTATTGTCTAAGGACCCTAACGGAACTTAATGAAAGTAAATATCTATAGTTTGTCTAGGCCTTTTACTTTTAAGCTGCTAgtgttttgtttttcctttggttTGTTTCCAACTACAAGTACGAGAACAGTGTATGCTTTGTCCTCTCCCTCTCCAAAAATCCCAACCAATGTGGACCAATCATTTGATCCCAGGGATGTTGACATGGCATCACTCAGTTGGCTCAGTCACTTACCTCAAAACTGCACTGCGGTGCGGTGCGGTGCCTGTTTTTAATCGTACGATCACGTGGGATGGACTGACTCACCTCGCCTCTTCAACTCTCTCACCGTCCCAAAGAATCTTCCCAATTTTTTAACTCCACTATTTATCTAACATATACTatgcacacttttttttgtttcatttttttaaatacatcaATCCTGTGTTTATTAGTTAATGATGATAAGAAATGTGATGTAATTACATTGCAGATCAAGCGGCGGAGTCAGAAGATGATATGTGGAGTGCGGCTTTGTGCAGCAGCGAGGAGGCAGCGTCGGAGGATTGCGATTTCGTGTACGTATCCGAGATTCTTCGAGCCAGCAGTTACTTGCCGGAAGAGAGCGACATTTTCCTGTTACTGGAGAAGCAACAATGTCTCAAAGGAAAGGATACCTCAAAGGCTTCGACGCTGCAGAGGCGGTTGATTTTCGACACTCTCCAGGAGATCCTGGAGCGGAACCAACAGTTGCCGCCGTGGAAGGCGGTGTCGTGCGGCAAGCAGAGGCAGAAGATCTGGTCGGAATTTCGGAGGATCCGTGAGAGAGAAGAATCGGAGTCGGAGGACTTGTTCAAGTTTATATGCGGAGTGTTGAAGAAAGACATGGGGGAGGAGATGCGTGGGTGGGGAGAATGGCCGGTGGAGATGGGAGATGTGGTGTTAGACATTGAACGTCTCGTGTTTAAAGATCTGGTTGGCGAAACCATTCGAGAACTCGCTTCGTTTTCTCCTCAATGTAACAACGACAAGCTACCCGCGCTTCGTAGGAAACTACTCTTTTGAATTCCAATCacaaacctaaaaaaaaaaaagtaaaagagtCGCACGCTTTGTTTAAATTTTTCGCGCGCTTGCATTTTCTTTTCCCTTTCTAGCttcgttttttttattttattttacttttactcTGTCAGTGACGAAATCAGGAATTTTAAATCTGAAATCTAGGCAAATCTGACCTTGGCTTTCTTCTCTAGAGATGAATGAATGGttggattattttttattatatggtATGTTGTGCGGGCGAACTATTGAACATTGAAGGATAAGCATCATAAAACATAATGAATCAGGAGAGAAAAAGTTTTTGTTTATTCGCTCGCTTGTTACCAACGGCCGTGGAACACACCTAAAAACAATACCAATGGATATGAATTGTTCAACCTAAGTAAGCATGTGTGCTTGCTTATCGGGGAAGTTCTCTTACGATAACCTAATTAATAATTACTACATCTTTCTTGCCCTTAATTTGGTCTTACAATTACAAAGCATGGTCCAAACGGTAGTGCAGCAGCGCCACGCTGCAATTTAATATTAGCGTGTGCAGCATCTTTGGACCGGACCTTtggttatgttttttttttcttacaaattGGAAATCGCTTGCAACTCTACTGACAAACAAACTTTGCTTCATCTATCAACTCTTTGGATGAGACATTAATATATCGCAACAATTTGTTAACTTCTATTCATTAACTTTTGTTATTACACCACATTCACAAGTCTTcgcatatataaataaatacataatagAAATGGGGGGAAAATTGAAAGCTCAGTGAAATCATATAAATGTCCATCGTATTATATGAAATTCATCCCATTCCATTCCATTCATACACAGAATTTGCCTCTCCCTTTGCTAAACGTCTCACTCGCTCCTCCTATCCTATCTCCTGTTTAAAAACTCAACTTGGCACATATGTTTGATGACATTTTGATAATTCATGAAGTACCCACTATCTAATATATTGAAACAAtctgtaaaatattaaaaatgttataaaaagaaaaatgctaGTAACCTAGTAATATATGATAAGCTGTCAAATGCTAGTTTTTGAACGTTGTACCAGTAccaatttgtttttatattctgACAAAGAATAacgaaaaattgaaaaatagatTTTTGCCTAGAAGGACATGAGGGTCGTTTTTGAGATTACAGAAGTAACCTACCTATGGAGACGCCTATTAAGTTGGTTTTTGTCCAGTTTGAGTACTGCTATGAAAATGGTTTGATGCCCATATTTCGGATTCAGAAAATGCCATGAGAAACCTGGATGTATATAGAGGTATCAAGACTCTGGGATCCTCTGTCCCTCAGTTTCAATAGTGTCTACTCTCCCTGTCCTCCATAACCAAGTCAACAACGTGTCCCAGCACTATACTCATCAATGTCCAATAAATGGTGTGTATCACAAGCACCCTATAAGATGAGATATACATCATTCACATGGCTAGGTTAGGTATTTATACTACTCTGTCATCTTCGTCAATGAAAATGTAACATCCACAAACCAATAATTTTGTATCAGCATACTTAATATCTTGCATGATTTATGCTTTTTATATTCTCTCTGCTGCTTTCACCTATCATTCTATTCTAATTCCATTACGTGATAATTAATCAAAATGTTGGGCCCGTTTAAGAAAAGGCGACGAGAGAAGAGTTTAATGGAGCAAGTACCCAGTGGCCCACAATTGCTTAATCAGTTGGTTCCTTGATTAGTTACAGGATAGTTACATTAACTACTTGATGGTAACGCTTCATCCAACGTAACTGGTTGGATCTCAAATGTAGCATGACAACAAGGACATGTTGCAGATCCAATAATTCACACTCTCATACTGCTATGCTATCTATCGCTccatttcttttctttctctttctctttctctttctctttctctttctttcctcAATTATAGGGCGATATATAGATAGATAACAGGTACAACTTTCAATCTATACCTTTCCGCAATAAGCATGTGCATTGCAAGACCCTCTCAATGACCATCAAATGTCCATAATATTATTATCAGACCTTCATTTTTATACACTACCCAAAAGTTACTATCAACTCACAAATCATAGCTGATATGATATGATTTATAATTGCCATAATAATTAACCAacttatcatatatatatataacaaattatGATTACATAATAATGCAAAAATCGTTTACATGACTTCTTTTCATGAAATGGttgaataagaaacatctctaaCACCTTCACGAGGTTACCAACAGAAGCCCTCAGAGAGGATTGCTGCACATATTTTCAAATCATAAAACAATTCAACATGCAATTTCCCAGACACTATAATCTTTAGAGGAGAGTTCCTCGCGAAACAGAAAAAGTGAGAAGATCATATACACCAAAGAAAATCATATATAgactatttttttcataatattatgcagcaaaggtttggtcttggtgGGGTTGTGAGAAGTGGGGAGGTATCTAAGCAGCATATGGTACCACAGCATAGCAGACTTTGGAAACTTTTTTGAATCCAACGTGGGTCATACCCTTTTCTTTCACTTTGTTTTTAATGAGGGTCATGGCCCATATCTTATTCAGAGGTCTTTATATTCCAGTGGCACATCTCAGTGGTCTTAATTGGCCAACCCCCACCAAATGCAAGGATTATGGTTTTTGGTCTTGACTTTCATTTGTGAGTTTGATTGATCTTTAGCAGTGAAAAAACGAAGCTTTAAGCAAGAGGAAGATGGGGTTGTGTTTGTTGTCTCAAAAGGGCACAAACCTAACCACGTAGGGTTGTATGAAAGAGAAGTGAAGTGGCAGTCACAGAGGCACATGCTGGTGCTAAAGAACTCATTAAACCTGTCCATTCCTTGTCTTGGATGGTTGCTTGTGATGGGTTGTGGCTACTGTTGTCTCCTCAGGCTTTGTCTCCTTCTTGGCCTTATGATAAATGAACTTCCCAATGGGCAGCACTCGCGGCCTTTGCTTTGTTATTTGTAGTTTGTAGGCATCCATTGTTAGGATCCTGTTTCATATATAATGAATATTCACTCATTCATTCATATTCATTCATGTGTGCTAATGCAAATGTTTTGGTAAGGATAATAGATTGGGAGGATGCCCACAACGTGACTCAGTATGGGACAATAATTCATAAACTACCACCCTGTACTTCTACCATCAATAaaacattttcttattttattgctttcaatcacatcataaatttcattcattttttaatactaAGTTCCTTCCAATTTGATTTTGGACATCAAGAATTTCTTAATTCTATCTTCTTCAACAACTAGTTGATTCAGCAGttaaaatttagagaaaaataaacaatatttttaaaacttactaAAATTTACAATGTGCTTAGAATTTatcaattcttttatttttattgtgttggacaatattaaaaatatggtTTATTGAATGCAAAATGTTGAAGCTGGTAAGAgttgattaaaagaaaaatagaacaatccacagaaaaaaaatatgatttgaaattaatagaaaagaagtatataaatataaagtttaaatatattttagtagTGAGAATTGTTTTTAGttcttataaatttttctttttatttttaaatttaaatttaatatttattttgtttgatttcCTCCCTCTTTTAATAGATTACACTTATATGACTATAGTTCTGTTTAATTTGTTAGGCTATGAATATTGGTCTAGTCTTTTTcatagatttttattttatttttttctttcttattatattttaacCTGTTGGAAATGAGTGTTAGAATTTAAAGTGATAATTTCTGAAATGTTAAATTTCTATGAAAAGCATGTTAgcctttataaaaataaattaattaattaacgaCTCAAAACATACCCCAAATTAttcttcaaaatatattaattgatattctaaaattaaaaaaggtcAAAAATAACTTTggatatgatattttttttttaaatccaatttaaaatagaatttaaCGTCAGATCTTATTATTTACTTTTCATATttaaacttaatattttaataagaaaaaatatttacgATAGTTCATTTATATACTGTATTTATTTGTTAACaactatttgtt encodes the following:
- the LOC137829767 gene encoding protein LONGIFOLIA 1, which encodes MTTGIVRDQNLEKHIHKQMGCMAGFLQIFDRNQILTGKRIYSHKRLPPASPEPDKVTASPARSAQSPVREVVQSEPRASSPALPVLEFKEGTRSSWKFSREAPRLSLDSRAMVDAKGTLHLHAREIPSENDGDKQRRSTSVIAKLMGLEPLPDSEPRPGPVAKLQRSASESRVSRDLPLPLPLPQCRFMDANNFPSAVQVSNVVLENNNSVIDARLSNGRAADPPRQRTKKSFYDSADFFPEPKHTASVYGEIERRLRMRGINEPSKDLHTLKHILEALQLKGLLHSNNKPNQSPIVVMKPVRSVNRTGNHSPPPPLRSSPRRSPRVGNESRRIDQNERGSMSQSSRALSSSPNRRKQLNVEQQRKVGIDSRRGSVSVSPVHSPKASPRRNAGNQQVPYGSPRMRRNVDRKLKILGGAEDESSTVSENSFSTSSYPDTERYRLEEYKEGKDLLDRCDKLLNSIAEITAANELQPSPVSVLDSSFDKDDWCSPSPITKRCIDYKDQAAESEDDMWSAALCSSEEAASEDCDFVYVSEILRASSYLPEESDIFLLLEKQQCLKGKDTSKASTLQRRLIFDTLQEILERNQQLPPWKAVSCGKQRQKIWSEFRRIREREESESEDLFKFICGVLKKDMGEEMRGWGEWPVEMGDVVLDIERLVFKDLVGETIRELASFSPQCNNDKLPALRRKLLF